The following are from one region of the Vitis riparia cultivar Riparia Gloire de Montpellier isolate 1030 chromosome 9, EGFV_Vit.rip_1.0, whole genome shotgun sequence genome:
- the LOC117921578 gene encoding mitochondrial arginine transporter BAC2, whose amino-acid sequence MDFWPEFLASSWGREFVAGGLGGMAGVVSGYPLDSLRIMQQHSRSGSAMTILRRVIATEGPGALYRGMGAPLASVTFQNAMVFQIYADLSRAFDPSVAAKDPPSYKGVALGGVGTGAIQSLMLAPVELVKIRLQLQRKNYGETHPTNCYKGPVSVIKSICRTEGIRGLYRGLTITVLRDVPSHGVYFSTYEYMREQLHPGCRKTGQESLRTMLVAGGLAGVASWVCCYPLDVVKTRLQAQSSSSPQKYSGIVDCFVKSVKEEGQGVLWRGLGTAVSRAFVVNGAIFAAYEFALRYLCNNNGHGTIQTENTG is encoded by the exons ATGGATTTCTGGCCAGAGTTTCTTGCAAGCAGTTGGGGGAGGGAGTTTGTTGCAGGAGGGTTGGGTGGCATGGCGGGCGTGGTGTCTGGATACCCACTTGATAGCTTGAGGATCATGCAGCAGCACTCGAGGAGTGGCTCCGCCATGACCATTCTCCGGAGAGTGATAGCCACCGAGGGCCCTGGTGCTCTCTACAGAGGCATGGGCGCACCTCTCGCTTCTGTCACCTTTCAG AATGCTATGGTTTTCCAAATCTATGCTGATCTCTCAAGAGCATTTGACCCGTCGGTTGCTGCCAAAGACCCTCCTTCCTACAAAGGTGTTGCTCTAGGAGGAGTTGGAACTGGGGCCATACAGAGCCTAATGCTCGCTCCTGTTGAGCTAGTTAAAATAAGACTCCAACTACAGAGAAAAAACTATGGAGAGACCCACCCAACAAACTGTTATAAGGGTCCAGTGAGTGTCATCAAAAGCATATGTAGAACAGAGGGTATCCGGGGACTGTACCGAGGTTTAACCATCACAGTACTCAGAGACGTGCCCTCTCATGGAGTCTATTTCTCGACCTATGAGTACATGAGAGAGCAGCTTCACCCAGGCTGCCGAAAGACTGGACAAGAAAGCTTAAGGACAATGCTAGTAGCAGGAGGGCTAGCAGGAGTCGCGAGCTGGGTTTGTTGCTACCCTTTAGATGTTGTAAAAACCCGATTACAGGCTCAATCATCATCTTCCCCACAAAAATACAGTGGCATTGTTGACTGTTTTGTGAAGAGTGTAAAAGAGGAAGGACAGGGTGTACTCTGGAGAGGATTAGGAACAGCTGTAAGTAGAGCATTTGTGGTCAATGGGGCCATTTTTGCTGCCTATGAATTTGCTCTTAGGTACTTATGTAACAACAATGGTCATGGAACCATTCAAACAGAGAACACAGGCTAG
- the LOC117922273 gene encoding uncharacterized protein LOC117922273 → MASLSLSLSSPFTLSSSTSNLRQRNRRRISTTLRPPAISPNSWRHRHIICMAPEEEKMTRRSPLDFPIEWERPKPGRRPDIFPQFSPMKTPLPLPLPSDPPEEDEEEEEKKEEEEEDPEKEEPDNPEKPASFGV, encoded by the exons ATGGCGTCCCTCAGCCTCTCACTGTCCTCACCTTTCACGCTTTCCTCATCTACCAGTAATCTGAGGCAACGAAATCGCCGCAGAATCTCCACAACTCTCCGGCCGCCGGCGATATCACCTAATTCATGGCGGCACAGGCATATTATCTGTATGGCTCCCGAAGAGGAGAAGATGACTCGCCGTTCCCCTCTTGATTTCCCCATC GAGTGGGAGAGGCCTAAACCTGGGAGGAGACCAGATATTTTTCCTCAGTTCAGCCCAATGAAAACACCATTACCACTTCCATTGCCATCTGATCCTCCTGAAGAggatgaggaagaggaagaaaagaaagaggaagaggaagaggatcCTGAAAAGGAAGAACCAGATAATCCAGAAAAGCCTGCAAGTTTTGGAGTATAG
- the LOC117921535 gene encoding pyridoxal 5'-phosphate synthase-like subunit PDX1.2: protein MAEEGVVTVYGSGAIADPAKTSFSIKAGMAQMLRGGAIFEVMNLDQAKIAEEAGACAVIVSESISKGISRLIDPAVIKEIKRRVSIPVIARARVGHFVEAQILEAVGVDYIDESELSVADEDNFINKHNFRTPFVCGCRDLGEALRRVREGAVMIRIQGDLSGSGNVAETVRNVRKVMGDIRVLTNMDDDEVFAFSKKIGAAYDVVAQTKEMARLPVLHFAAGGIVTPADAALMMQLGCDGVLVGSKIFGSADPYKRVRAIVQAVRHYNDAQVLAESCSELDVAVADLRIVEE, encoded by the coding sequence ATGGCTGAAGAAGGCGTGGTTACGGTCTACGGAAGCGGCGCCATCGCCGACCCTGCCAAGACCTCCTTCTCCATCAAGGCTGGAATGGCCCAGATGCTCCGCGGCGGTGCCATTTTCGAAGTCATGAATCTGGATCAAGCCAAGATCGCTGAGGAAGCCGGAGCTTGTGCCGTCATCGTATCGGAATCGATTTCCAAGGGCATATCGAGGCTGATTGATCCCGCTGTGATCAAGGAAATCAAGCGGAGAGTCTCAATTCCGGTGATTGCGAGAGCGCGGGTTGGGCATTTCGTGGAAGCGCAGATCTTGGAGGCCGTCGGCGTGGACTATATTGATGAGAGTGAATTGTCCGTTGCTGATGAAGATAACTTCATTAATAAGCATAATTTTCGAACTCCGTTTGTCTGCGGCTGTCGGGATCTTGGTGAAGCGCTTAGGAGGGTGAGGGAAGGGGCTGTGATGATCCGGATTCAGGGGGATTTGTCTGGGTCCGGGAACGTTGCTGAGACGGTTCGGAATGTGAGGAAAGTGATGGGGGATATAAGAGTGCTAACGAACATGGATGATGACGAAGTCTTCGCATTTTCGAAGAAGATAGGTGCAGCTTATGATGTTGTGGCCCAGACCAAGGAAATGGCTAGGCTTCCGGTTCTGCATTTTGCAGCCGGAGGCATCGTCACCCCTGCTGATGCCGCGCTGATGATGCAGTTGGGGTGCGATGGAGTGCTTGTGGGTTCCAAAATTTTTGGCTCTGCGGATCCTTATAAGCGAGTTCGGGCAATTGTTCAGGCTGTTAGGCACTACAACGATGCGCAGGTGTTGGCAGAGAGTTGCTCTGAATTGGATGTGGCAGTGGCGGACCTCAGAATCGTTGAGGAGTAG